The following proteins come from a genomic window of Anopheles ziemanni chromosome 3, idAnoZiCoDA_A2_x.2, whole genome shotgun sequence:
- the LOC131284011 gene encoding uncharacterized protein LOC131284011 yields the protein MAKHHRVPTLAENINRSPRLSYLSSHSQSASFMSEAGEITELMALDEAENLLHDRTASVQVISGGSGGALCGSFGSYASGTLAGQLTPGRLVAATGLGVATVGAANGGAGAGGAVIGGGGGVSPGVGSFGDGCERFEELGISFNEQLLYGVGGKLLPSSPAVTIVEMAGGVGSAALRQKNFKRKSMATAAIVASGEQTSLNAIGLQLSVDRGGPQEWGEATRSYVKAQRRHAGRATFQGQVYNFLERPAGYKCIVYHVSV from the exons ATGGCGAAACACCACCGCGTCCCGACGCTGGCGGAAAACATTAACCGCTCGCCCCGGCTCAGCTACCTTTCGTCCCACTCGCAGTCGGCCTCCTTCATGAGCGAGGCGGGCGAGATAACGGAGCTGATGGCGCTGGATGAGGCGGAAAATCTGCTGCACGACCGGACCGCCTCGGTGCAGGTGATCAGTGGCGGCAGCGGGGGTGCGTTGTGCGGCAGCTTCGGGAGCTACGCGAGCGGAACGCTGGCTGGGCAGCTCACGCCCGGCCGTTTGGTGGCAGCTACCGGGCTTGGAGTTGCTACCGTTGGAGCGGCCAACGGCGGGGCGGGTGCCGGAGGGGCTGTGAttggcggtggaggtggcgtGAGTCCGGGCGTAGGCAGCTTCGGCGACGGTTGCGAACGGTTCGAGGAGCTCGGCATCAGCTTCAACGAGCAGCTGCTTTATGGCGTCGGCGGAAAACTGCTGCCCAGCTCGCCGGCCGTAACGATCGTGGAAATGGCCGGCGGGGTGGGGTCGGCCGCGCTGAGGCAGAAAAACTTCAAGCGCAAATCAATGGCCACTGCCGCCATCGTCGCGTCCGGCGAGCAAACGTCACTCAATGCGATCG GGTTACAACTGTCGGTCGATCGTGGAGGGCCTCAGGAGTGGGGTGAAGCGACCCGAAGCTACGTGAAGGCCCAGCGACGGCACGCAGGACGCGCCACCTTCCAGGGCCAGGTGTACAACTTCCTCGAGCGTCCGGCCGGCTACAAGTGCATTGTCTACCATGTGTCTGTGTGA
- the LOC131285745 gene encoding fibroblast growth factor receptor-like: protein MLKANHSADAINSLATELSMMIQTGQHMNIVYFLGAVTKNTARGQIMLIFEFCQFGSVDIFLRDNAQRFVSCLDTLQNYEVINAQSQMTHTDREDNTDTDEMQLRTTDLISWASQVANGMDYLSSKNILHGDLAARNVLLYSLQVVKISDFGLSRKLERGVYIKSSDSPLPYKWLALECFTNHTFSVKTDVWAFGVFLWELFSLGAMPYPGVTDGKKLLTMLQNAYRLENPVHSNRELYDVMLSCWDMLKFPTPVASTDRSTELKSPAMMTCSVALAK, encoded by the exons ATGCTGAAAGCGAACCACTCGGCTGATGCTATAAACAGTTTAGCTACCGAACTCAGCATGATGATCCAAACTGGACAACATATGAACATTGTGTATTTCTTGGGAGCCGTGACCAAAAACACAGCGAGAG GCCAGATCATGTTAATTTTTGAATTCTGCCAGTTCGGGAGCGTGGATATTTTCTTACGTGACAACGCGCAACGGTTCGTTAGTTGCTTGGACACACTGCAGAACTATGAAGTTATCAATGCTCAATCACAAATGACACATACAGATCGAGAGGATAATACTGATACTGACGAGATGCAGCTGAGGACTACAGATCTCATTAGCTGGGCCTCGCAGGTGGCGAACGGTATGGACTATCTTTCATCCAAAAACATTCTGCACGGTGATCTTGCCGCCCGGAATGTGCTTCTCTACTCTCTGCAGGTGGTCAAGATAAGTGACTTTGGGTTATCGCGAAAGCTGGAACGAGGTGTATACATTAAATCAAGTGATAGCCCCCTTCCATACAAATGGCTCGCCTTGGAGTGCTTCACAAATCACACCTTCAGCGTAAAGACCGACGTCTGGGCGTTTGGAGTGTTCTTGTGGGAGCTGTTTTCGCTTGGTGCAATGCCTTATCCAGGTGTAACAGATGGTAAGAAGCTGTTAACTATGCTGCAAAACGCATATCGTTTGGAAAATCCCGTACACAGTAACAGGGAGCTGTACGACGTAATGCTGTCGTGTTG GGACATGCTGAAGTTTCCGACACCCGTGGCGTCCACCGACCGCAGTACCGAATTGAAATCCCCCGCCATGATGACGTGTTCGGTGGCATTGGCCAAGTAG